The sequence TCGCCGCCTTCGCCGCCGGGGCCTTCGGCGCCCAGTTCACCCCGGGCCCTTGGTACGAGGCCTTGAACAGACCGAGCTGGAATCCACCCAACTGGATCTTCGGGCCCGTCTGGACGGTTCTCTACATCCTGATCGCGACCAGCGCCTGGCTGGTCTGGCGACAGGGGAAAAAGCAGCCGGAGGCTCCCACCGCCACCGCCCTCGCCACCTGGACGGTCCAACTCGTTTTGAACGCCCTGTGGTCGTGGATCTTCTTCGGCCTCCACCAGCTCGCCGGGGCCTTCGCCGAGGTCTGCCTGTTGTGGATCGCCATCGCGCTGACGATCGGCCTTTTCGGACGCGTCCACAAGCTCGCCGCCTGGCTGCTGGTGCCCTACCTGGCCTGGGTATCGTTCGCGGCGTTCCTCAACTTCACCATCTGGCGCCTCAACCCTTAGGGGTTCAAAGGCACGAACGAGACGGCAGCAGAAACCGCGGCCCCGAGGCGCACCTACACCCCAGGACCGCGGAGAACGACCGCCGGCGACCTAGCTTGCCCTGCCTAGCGGTGAGCTGCCGTTCGCAGCATCAACCGGTAATCCCCGACAGAGCCCTCCACCCGCAGGAAGTAGTCACCCCGCGGCAGCCTCGCCGCCAGGAAACGGGTATCGTCGCCGGACTCGGCCAGCGTGCGGCCGAAGGCATCGACGAGCGCCCAGCGGGCCACTCCCATCGCCTGCACCTCGACGGTGCGAGCCGTATCCAACGAGAAACGGTAGACATCCCGATCGACGACTTCAGCGCCTTCGAAAGCGCCCTTCACCGCACGACCGAAACGGAGGCGCCGGGCACAAAAGGAGAAGTCATCGGAGTCACCGCAGTGGATACCCAGCGAGGCGGTGAGCGCCGGGGCCGACACCGCCGGAGAGGCCGTCGGACACTTCACCGGCGGCGCGACCAGGGGCAACACCTCGTCGTCCTCCTCCTCGGTGTCATCGCCGCCATCGCCTCCGCCATCACCGCCGCCGTCGCCGCCCCCACCGTCGCCGGTCGAACCGGCGATCCGGCCGAGGGTCACCGGCAAATCGCCGTACATCGGCGTCCAGAAACCCGCCGCCGCAGGCATCGAATCGGGGCAGTTCTCCGGCGACATCAGGGGAAGCACCTCGTCGTCTTCCTCCTCGGTGTCATCGCCGCCGTCACCATCGCCATCACCACTGCCGTCACCGGTCCGGCCGGAGATCCGGCGGACGACCGCCGGGAACAGCTCGCTGGTCAGTCGCAGGTCCAGCGGCTCGCCGGCGTGCTTCACCGACACCAGACCGGCCCGCAGAAACACCGTGCCAGCACCGCCGACCCGGATCAAACCGCTGCCGAGAGAACTCTCCGCTGCGGCATCGCAGGAACCGCGGTGCGCCTCGATCCACACCGGGTGGGACACACCGTCGAGCCCCACGGCATCCACCGACACCGCCAACCAGCCGGGACCTTCCACCCGCAGAGCGAAGACCTCACCCTCGGCGTCCGGACTGCCGCTCCAGGCCAACTTCTCCCCGGCGGCCAACGCCCAGGCACCTTCGCAAGCGCCGACGGGAGCACACATCCACAGCGCAAGGACCCAACCCACAAACCACGACGAACCACAAGCCTTCCTACCGATTTGCAAGAACATGACACCTCCTCGAGGACCCCGGAGGGTCCTCGGTGAATCCAGGGGTCCCGATCAAAATCGGGCAGTTCACGTGGAGATCTCGGCGCGCCTTGCAGCGACCTCAATGGGGATCTAACGACGCCTTCCGGAAAGTGGCCGGATGTTTGACAACGACGCCTCGAAATGGCGGAAAGGGGGAAGTCCGAACACCTTGAAGGGCTGTATACTCGGCCGCCATGACCCCGGAAAATTCCGAGATCACCGGCCTCTTGCGAGCCTGGAGCGGGGGCGAGAGCGCAGCTCTCGACCGGCTGCTGCCGTTGGTGTTCGACGATCTACACCGCATGGCGCGGTTTTTCTTTCAGCGCGAGTCGGACACCCACACTCTGCAACCCACGGCCCTGGTGAGCGAGGTCTACTTCCGCCTGCGCGGTCAGAAAGAAGTCGAGTTGGAGAATCGCAAGGACTTTTTCAACTTCTCCGCCGACGTCATGCGGCACTTTCTGGTGGATTACGCCCGCAAGCGCAATGCGAGCAAACGCGGCGGAGGCACCGGCGACCTGCCTCTGGACACAGGCATCGCGAGCCTGCTCTCGTCCACGCCTTCCAGCGCCCAGATCCTCGACCTGAACGCCGCCCTGGAAGAGCTGGAAGAGGTCGACCCGCGCCAGGCACGGGTGGTCATGCTGCGGTACTTTCTCGGCTTGCAGGTGGCGGAGATCGCGGAACTGCTGGAAATCTCCGAGTCCACCGTCAAACGCGACTGGCGCACGGCAAGGTACTGGCTCAAGAAGCGCCTTGTTGAAAGCAAAAAGAAAGTTGAACCCACTGATCCGTGAGCACTCATGAATACGCTAGAGAAAGAGGAGCCACCGCCAGAAGCCCCGCCCTAAAATCACGCTATCCAAGACTCTCCAAGCTCATCCATGACCGACAACCGCTGGCCCGAGATCAAGCCGCTGCTCGATCGAGCGCTGGATCTCGACCCGGACTTTCGCGCCAGTTTCCTGGACAGCGCCTGCGGTGACGACCTCGATCTCAAAGCGGAGATCGAGGGCTACCTGGCCCTCGAGAGCGAGACCACCGACCTCGAATCCCCACTGCTCGACCTCATCGCCGGGCGGTCACCGGAGTACCGCGCCGGCCAGCGCATGGGTCCCTACCGGCTGGATGCGGAGATCGCCCGCGGCGGCATGGGCGTCGTCTACCAGGCCAGCCGTATCGAAGGGGGGTTCGAACAGAAAGTCGCCATCAAGATCCTGCGCCGGGGATTCGACACCGGCGACTTCGTGCGCCGCTTCCGCAGCGAACGCCAGATCCTCGCCGGCCTCGACCACCCGCACATCGCCCGCCTGTTCGACGGCGGCACCACCGAAGACGGCCTGCCCTACCTGGTCATGGAGCCGGTCAACGGCCGGCGCCTCGACCACTACTGCCAGGAAGAAAACCTCGACCTGCCGGCCCGCATCGAACTGCTGCGCAAGATCTGCGACGCCGTCCACGCCGCCCACCAGCGGTTGATCGTCCACTGCGACCTCAAACCCTCGAACATCCTCGTCACCGCCGACGGCACACCGAAGCTCTTGGACTTCGGCATCGCCAAAGTCCTGCGCCAGAGCCCGGACGACGAAACCCGCTCCCTGACCGTCCGCCTCGGCACCCCCGGCTACTCCAGCCCCGAGCTCGTCGCCGGCAGCAACGTCACCACCGGCAGCGACATCTACGCCCTCGGCTGCCTGCTCCACTTGCTGCTGACCGGCAAGGCCCCGGAGCCCCGAGCCCACGCCGACGACCCCTTGCCACTGCCCAGCCGAGTCCTCCAGGCAGAGGCTGCCCAGGCCGAAACCCCCGAGGCCAAAGCCGCGGCCCAAGACCGGCGTCAGCAAGTCCGAGGCGACCTCGACGCCATCACCCTCAAGGCCCTCGCCTGGGACGCCCAAGACCGCTACACCTCCGCCGACGCCCTGAGCACCGACCTCGACCGGCACCTGCGAAAGCTGCCGGTCTCGGCGCAGCCCTATTCGTGGAAGTACGTGGCGGGGCGGTTGATTCGGAGGCGGAGGAAGGAGCTTGCGGTGGGGTTGGGGGTGGTGGTGCTGGTGCTGGTGGGGCTGGGGTTGTTCCTGGGAGAGCGGGTGCGATCCGGCCTCGAAGAGAATCGAGCGGAGGGTTGGAAAGAGGCCTACGGCAGCCTGCTCGAGCTAATCGATCCGACCCGGGAGCGGTCAACCGAAGCATCCGCCCAAGATGCTCTCAGAGCGCTGATCAACGAGAGCGACTCTTTTAGGCCTTTGGATCTCGCGGACATCTTGCAGGACCTGGGAAAGATCCTACTGGGCATCGAAGAGTTCGAAGCCGCAAGAGAAGCTCTCAAGCAAGCAGAAGGCCTTTATATTTCATCGGGCTCGCAGAATGAACTGGAGCTGGGCGGTCTCTTCAACAACATGGGACGAGCATATGCCGAGAACGGCCACCCTCGGGAAGCCATTCGCCTCTACCGAAAAGCTCTCCAGACATTGAGTCCCGCAAGGCCAGAGACGGCCGAGCAGATAACCGATATCCGCCACAATCTAGCTGGGGCATGGAAGGACCTGGGCGAACTTTCAAAGGCAGAGATACAGTATCGGCGTTCTCTTCCGGTCAGGAGAACATTGATCGGACCTCGATCAATGGAAACCGCAAGGACATTGAACCAACTCGGAATCTTCCTGTGGGAGACGGGACGGATTGCTGAGGCAGAGGCAATGCTCAGGGAATCGCTGTCGATCCGAATCGAGGTCGATCCTGCGAGTCTCTTGATCGAGCGTTCGCAGTCGAACCTCGCCGCCTTGCTAAACGACTCCGGTCGGTTTGACGGTGCGATTTCTCTTTACCGAGAATTATTGACCACTCGTCTCAAATTGCACGGAGCCGGCGACTGGCGAACGGCCCGCGTACAAGCCGGATTGGCCTCAGCACTCCTTGGAAGAAGAGACTCGCGCGATCTGGACCAAGCTCGAGCCTCGATTGTTGATGCGCGCGCGACCATTCAGGCTGAGAAGCCCGGGTCAAGAGACGCCGCCGCCATCGACCGCCACTACGCAGCCATGCTCCTTGCTTCTGGCAAGTCCGCCGAGGCTGAAGTCGTACTCCGCCCCCTTTTCGAAAGCGACGACACACCCTTCCCCTCCTCTTCCTGGCGATACCATGACCTGCGAAGCCTACTCGGCGCCGCGCTGGCCGCGCAGGGCCGAACGGCAGAAGCCCGCCCCCTCCTTGAAGAGAGCGCCACTAACCTAATGGAGATGAAAGGCCCAAACTCCCGCTGGACCCGCGAGGCCCTGGAGCGGTTCGAGGCGCTGGATCAGGCCGGCGCCGGATGATCTCCTGCCGGGCCGCTCTCGGCGCCGGGCTCAAGTTCACTTGTACTCTAGGGCAACTACTGCTACGACGCCTCTCAGAATCAGCGAGACGTGGCGATCGGGAAGATCAGAGGCTCGTCTCTACCAGAAGAAGTTTCAGATTCTTCGGTTGCTCCCGCCTCAGCACTCATTCCTGGCTCAGGATCCGAAGGACTAGGACAGTCGTCGGGTTGAGACAGGGTTTCCGCGATCTCATCAACATCACCGCCGCCTACCAGAGCAAGGAGTTCATCGGAATCTTGGTGCGAGAGGACTCCATCGCTCTCGACCTTGCCAAGTAGACGCAGCGCTCTAGAAGTCAAAGTGGAGAAGCCCTTGGCCCTCCCTTTCGCCTGCGTGCTGCCCTGCGTCGAAGCTAGAGGACCCAAAAGAAGACTCTCGCGCTCATGCGCTTTTGCAATCCTCAAGCGCAATTCACGCTTGAGATTTCCTGCCGCATTTCGCTCATTCAGGGTGAGCGACCCCTCGGCTAGCAACTTTGCCGTACCGACCCGGACGCGTGCCAGATCGAGGTCGACCGAACGATTCTTCCCATCGGAATCCCTAGAAGACCGTGGACCGTGTGAATCAAGAGCGGATGAAAGGGCCGAGAGCAACCTGCCCTCGCCTATTGGATCAGGGGTCGAAAGTTGACTCCTTCTCTCTTCAAGATCCAATCTAACTGTACGCCACCGATGCTGAACCGCAGCGTACTTACCGTTTTCCGGCTTTGATCGAGACGACATTTGATTCTTTCGAGTAGTCTCTAGGGTCAATATCGTAGTTCCGCCGCAGCACCTCCATACCATCACCATCAATCCACCGATCCATCATCCACGCCGCAACTTCCGCAATAGAGCCGCCGCGCGCCTGATGTAGACGCTCGAACACCCAAGCATTCCGACCTCGGAGCGTAGGCTGCGGACTCACCGATGGTTCGTCGTTTTTCTTAGGTGGCATCTCTAGCAAGCCCCAAAATTAGCCGGCAAGAAGAAGCCACTCCTCAGCCCTGCCCAGAATCTGGCATTACTCATGCGACCCCGCTGCATCCTGCTATTTCCTCCTTTTTCCGGCAATTTCCTGGATCAGCAGGATAGGTGCAGCCAGACGCCAATGTCAAATCAATCAATGGGTCAGCAATCCATGGCGGTCAGAGGAATGGATCAAAAACACTTTGCCTACTTACCACTTACGCCCCATTTTCGTCTTCAAAATTGATGACGCTTTGTTGACTCCTAAATCGATAATGTCTAGCATCAGCGGGTCTAATGCTCACTGAATCACTCTCGGGAATCAATTGGGGGGTCCAATGCCTGCATCGGGTGCGGCCAATTACTCAGACGAAGAAGAGAGTTCTCTGCTCGAGTTAGCATCTTCACTTGGTGGCGACTTCTCTCTGGCTCAGGCGGTTCGCGTTGCTGCTCCAGTCGCCTTGCTGGCTGCTTTCGGCACGACCCTCTACCCTATTCTCGCCAACTTTGCTGTCGTGAAATCCACCCCATACATCATAGGCATAATAGTTTCCTATGGCCTACTTACGATTCTGGCTACGGTTTATCGAGTTGGAAAGAAGCTAGAGAATCAGGCTGCCATCGCTCGGAGACTTGTCCGCCTAACGAGCGACTACTCCGACCTGTCCGAACTACTCGAGCAGACATTTCAACAACTCGATCAACTCATGCAGGAATTGGACGAGTTGACGTCCGATGAATTGACAGAGTCACGGGCAGACGTCCCCCGGAAGGTGCGAACAGCGGCTATGGACCTCATGGTCCAGACCCTGCGAGAGCCAATGGAGAAGGCCATACTAGATCCGGGAATCACCGAGCACTACTCTCCGATGGAGCTGCGCAGATACCTCTACGGCCTTTTACAGTTTTGCGCAATGCTCCTTGACAGGGAGGCTCGTCCTGGGCAGATACGTTGTGAACTTCTCTTAAAGCTGCCCCCAGAAAATGATTTCTTCCTGCCGGTCATAACCTACATCCCTCGTCGCCAGGGTTATGTTGCGGCCAAGCCGGTACCCCCGGGAGAACGGCCGGACTGGCTAATAGAGAGGTTTCGCGCCGCAAGAGACGACCTTGCAATGCACGACAACTGTTTTGATTGCATCGAGGACACGGACAAGTGGCTTTCCGAGCAGGGAGCGATCCCCGACGCGCGTTATCGCCCAGACCGTGAGCAAAGAGTGTATGTAAAGTCAATCCTCAGCGTCGTGATCTACGTCCGCGAGATCCAGAGCCCTTCAAACTTCCGGCCTATTGGCATTCTGTCCTTCAAGTCGCCTACGGCAAATGCACTAACTCCTGATCGCTATCTGGCAGCCCTGCCGATGCTTCGGCTGGCCTACCGAATACTTGGCATAAGACTGACATCAGTGGTAAATAATGAGGATCTCATTCGCAAACTCTACGGAGGCGACCCTTCACCTACCAGCAATCCTCCTCTCGACAAGAGATAACCTTGACACAAGGAATCTCAATAAGAACAATGGGCTGGAAGCAATCGGAACTGACTCTCGAAAGCGACTGACGAAAGCGAGATGATCATCTCAAAATCTAAGAACTCTCAGAACGACGAGGCCCAACCTGCCCTGATTGGAGCGAGCCTCGACCCTGACATCGCCGCCGAATTCCTCGAGATGGAAAAAGCGATTCAAAGAGCAAGGGAGGAAGCTGTCCACCGGGCGGAGTCCAGATCGACCCAAGACGGAAGTCCTCACGCAATCGCCGACGCCTCCAGACTCAGGTCTTTCTTGTCCGCCGTACTGGGCCCATGCAGCGAGAACAGGCAAGCCACCGACGCATTGGGCATAGACCCCGGAGAGATTCGACGCTTGCTACAGGTCGGCTCCAAGCTTCGCAGGGCACGAGACAAAGTTCTAGCAACCTGATCGACGAGAATTGCCGGCTGGATTTGGGCCCAAACAGAATTCACTGGCGCCGATCGTGCCGCCGGTCATGCAAGCTGATTGGGAATGGGCGAACAGGTGGTGCGACCAACTAGCAGGGCGTTGCCCGTTGAAGAACCGTCTGCCGCCAGAAGCAGCTCGTGGTTGTTGTCGAGTGCGAAGCTGACGATCTCGTGCAGTTGCTCGTGTGGCATGTGGTACCCGCGGACGACCGCAAGAAACAGGCCCAAATCCGGCAGATCTTATGCAGGTAATGTTCCGCGTAAAGGACCGGCTGCTTCTGACCAGTGCTCCAGCATCGGTACACAACGCTCAGGCCGGACTCGAAGACTGGCAGGACCGACAAGCTTTGAAGGCGGTGCTGGCGACGGTCTTCGCTGGGATCGGGATATGGGTGTGGATTGACGTCGCCGGAATTCGTGATCCTGAAGTAGTCTTCTCTCAGAGAACGGCAGTGATTGCCACCATTGTCATGGTGGTTCTCTTCGCGCTCTGGACTCTTCGCGAACTCATCACATCAAAAACGCAGCAAGAGAATCTCTGGCGCCTCTACTCACATCCCGGCATCCGTGCGTCCCGCTCTCTCGACATAGCGATTCTTGTCCTGAGTGTCGCGACATTCACCTACCTCGCACTTCCGATTCTATTCTCCGAATTCGGCTCGGTGGCAGACCGGGCGCCGAAGCGATCCACATCGTACCTCCATGAGAGGCAGATTGAGGCGGTCAAGAAGAAGGTACTGAGCCAGATCAACGAACAGGAAGCTGACAGGGCACTGCGACGAATTAGGATGAGAGGTATAGAGCGTTTCCTCTCAACTGAGATCGAGAAGCCGCTCGATGCCGCGCTCGATGAGATCACGGACGCCACTTCAGCAGAACGCTTGCGGGCAACGCAGCGCGCCATCGGGAGGTGGCTAGCAATGGTAACTGCTGCGGCATCGATTTTCCTTGGCGCGGTACCGTGGATGCTTCAAGGGTACACCGACCGTGGATGGCGAGGCGTCCTCGTGAAATCAGTTGACACGCTTAGATTGGCAAGAGTACCGCTACTCGCGCTTGTTGCCGCATTTGGCCTGGATAGACTCGGTGCGACTGCGACTCAGCCGGCTTTGTGGCTATTTGTCTTCGGCGGCCTTGCGCTGGCGGATGGATCCATTGCTGCCGTCGTGAGTCGTAGCCCAGAGAAGGTCTTCGTAACCAGCAGGGGCAGCGTTTTTCATTCTCGGCTCTCTTGCACAAGACTTGCACGCTCCGACCCAGCAAGCATCCTTGCGATTCCGAAAGCGAGTGCCAGGCAGATACATCGGAAGCCCTGCCAGGCGTGCAGGAATGAGGGGACTTGAGGGTGTACGCATCCGCATCTGCACATCACTATCTTTGATACCCATGGAGACTCACTCATTGTTCAGTCTCGTCTCCTCTCACGCACAACGACTGCGACCCGGTCGAGGAGCAGGCCAGCTGCGCCCAACTGCTGGTCGCTCCACTCTAGTGCCTTGCTGTGCGTGACCACCACCAGTACGCGAGCATGATTCCTGACGGTCGCGAAACTGGATACTTCGGCGAGATTCTGCGACGGGAATCCTGTGAGCACCGCTGGCGTGGCTACTCAGCGGCGACTCGCGCACTCGTTTCAACACGTGAGCTTGGTGTAAGTTGTTGAGTTGACTGGTGGAGCCGCTCCACTCGACGATGGCTCACAGCCGGAGCGCCGCCACCGAGCCCGACCGGCTCCATCAAGTTCTGAGCTGAAAGCGAAAGGATTTGGTGGAGCCGAGCAGAAAGGGATCGCTCCGTTGTGATCCGGCTGGTCAGCCGGATCACTGCCACCGAGCCCGATCGGGTTCGCCAAAACCTGAGCTGAAAGCGAAAGGATTTGGTGGAGCCGATCGGGATCGAACCGACGACCTCCTGAATGCCATTCAGGCGCTCTCCCAACTGAGCTACGGCCCCACGCGAAGGTCGGTAGTGTATTCGCC is a genomic window of Acidobacteriota bacterium containing:
- a CDS encoding ECF-type sigma factor, producing the protein MTPENSEITGLLRAWSGGESAALDRLLPLVFDDLHRMARFFFQRESDTHTLQPTALVSEVYFRLRGQKEVELENRKDFFNFSADVMRHFLVDYARKRNASKRGGGTGDLPLDTGIASLLSSTPSSAQILDLNAALEELEEVDPRQARVVMLRYFLGLQVAEIAELLEISESTVKRDWRTARYWLKKRLVESKKKVEPTDP
- a CDS encoding TspO/MBR family protein, encoding MPKHLLALAGFLVAAFAAGAFGAQFTPGPWYEALNRPSWNPPNWIFGPVWTVLYILIATSAWLVWRQGKKQPEAPTATALATWTVQLVLNALWSWIFFGLHQLAGAFAEVCLLWIAIALTIGLFGRVHKLAAWLLVPYLAWVSFAAFLNFTIWRLNP
- a CDS encoding serine/threonine-protein kinase; translation: MTDNRWPEIKPLLDRALDLDPDFRASFLDSACGDDLDLKAEIEGYLALESETTDLESPLLDLIAGRSPEYRAGQRMGPYRLDAEIARGGMGVVYQASRIEGGFEQKVAIKILRRGFDTGDFVRRFRSERQILAGLDHPHIARLFDGGTTEDGLPYLVMEPVNGRRLDHYCQEENLDLPARIELLRKICDAVHAAHQRLIVHCDLKPSNILVTADGTPKLLDFGIAKVLRQSPDDETRSLTVRLGTPGYSSPELVAGSNVTTGSDIYALGCLLHLLLTGKAPEPRAHADDPLPLPSRVLQAEAAQAETPEAKAAAQDRRQQVRGDLDAITLKALAWDAQDRYTSADALSTDLDRHLRKLPVSAQPYSWKYVAGRLIRRRRKELAVGLGVVVLVLVGLGLFLGERVRSGLEENRAEGWKEAYGSLLELIDPTRERSTEASAQDALRALINESDSFRPLDLADILQDLGKILLGIEEFEAAREALKQAEGLYISSGSQNELELGGLFNNMGRAYAENGHPREAIRLYRKALQTLSPARPETAEQITDIRHNLAGAWKDLGELSKAEIQYRRSLPVRRTLIGPRSMETARTLNQLGIFLWETGRIAEAEAMLRESLSIRIEVDPASLLIERSQSNLAALLNDSGRFDGAISLYRELLTTRLKLHGAGDWRTARVQAGLASALLGRRDSRDLDQARASIVDARATIQAEKPGSRDAAAIDRHYAAMLLASGKSAEAEVVLRPLFESDDTPFPSSSWRYHDLRSLLGAALAAQGRTAEARPLLEESATNLMEMKGPNSRWTREALERFEALDQAGAG